A stretch of Dysidea avara chromosome 5, odDysAvar1.4, whole genome shotgun sequence DNA encodes these proteins:
- the LOC136256011 gene encoding serine protease inhibitor-like isoform X2, translated as MNQNAIVQFLLIASLVAVLATFRVAASNKAVTAATISNELGWKIFSCAAGSSDQHNLLYSPVSISTLLALMCYGAAGDTLREINDLLLPAAAFTSRHRCELGPYFMALLNVLDKYNTTNSTIEVANSAWHIEELHAMFKLRGNKYFNLEEISMDPSKPTELAVQINNWVEEKSHGKLTDFFDARDIEHNDGVYLFNVLYFVGVWAEKFSTEVFMNKFITCASCMNGSTSIDTESGVEYMELQTNAVPHCDMDSDMLQAIQLPYADDNIMMTIILPKLCAMNQVVDQLTNSDLLHRINKCLDGQRQRPIPPDVTIVLPIFKLSDELPVQPILGNLGLRSAFSSPKAFPKVLKNTQSLFLSKMTHKAVLEVDENEICKKAKAESQKHNTRTLLNAEKIPDQVT; from the exons ATGAACCAGAACGCGATCGTCCAGTTCTTATTGATTGCCTCCCTCGTGGCAGTGTTGGCCACTTTTCGGGTAGCAGCTAGCAACAAAGCTGTCACTGCTGCAACGATTAGCAACGAACTGGGCTGGAAGATCTTCTCTTGTGCGGCTGGCTCTTCAGACCAACACAACCTGCTCTATTCTCCCGTGAGTATTTCCACCCTACTCGCCTTGATGTGCTATGGAGCTGCAGGAGATACGTTGCGAGAGATAAACGATTTACTTTTACCTGCAGCAGCCTTCACTAGCAGGCATCGTTGCGAGCTAGGCCCTTACTTCATGGCGTTGCTAAACGTATTAGACAAGTACAACACGACCAATTCCACCATCGAAGTTGCCAACAGTGCATGGCACATTGAAGAGCTGCACGCGATGTTCAAGTTGAGAGGGAACAAATACTTCAATCTGGAGGAGATTTCTATGGACCCCAGTAAACCTACTGAGCTGGCAGTTCAGATAAACAATTGGGTGGAAGAGAAGAGCCATGGAAAGCTGACTGATTTCTTTGATGCTCGTGATATTGAACATAATGATGGGGTCTACCTCTTTAACGTACTGTACTTCGTAGGTGTGTGGGCGgaaaaattctctacagaagtTTTCATGAATAAATTTATAACTTGTGCTTCATGTATGAATGGTAGTACAAGCATTGATACTGAGAGTGGAGTGGAGTATATGGAGCTGCAGACAAATGCAGTTCCACATTGTGACATGGACTCAGACATGTTACAAGCCATACAATTGCCCTATGCTGATGATAACATTATGATGACCATCATATTACCAAAGCTATGTGCTATGAACCAAGTTGTTGACCAGCTTACCAACTCTGATCTCTTGCATCGTATCAACAAGTGTCTTGATGGTCAACGCCAACGACCCATTCCACCAGATGTTACCATTGTCTTACCAATATTCAAGTTGTCGGATGAGTTACCTGTGCAGCCAATATTGGGTAATTTAGGACTTCGATCTGCCTTTTCATCACCTAAAGCTTTTCCTAAGGTGTTAAAAAACACACAGTCACTGTTTCTGTCCAAAATGACTCATAAAGCTGTGCTGGAAGTTGATGAAAATG AGATCTGCAAGAAGGCTAAAGCAGAGAGTCAAAAACATAACACTAGAACtctgttgaatgcagaaaaaatcccagatcaGGTGACTTGA